A genomic window from Salvelinus alpinus chromosome 10, SLU_Salpinus.1, whole genome shotgun sequence includes:
- the LOC139532246 gene encoding protein sprouty homolog 2-like, which yields METSTQNGSGGGGSAGLLRALRDSGRLHRPHHAQEGQPDPGVNPSQQAPVLSLDQIRITGSSNEYTEGPTVGPIVVPRPPGSLPTQQKNDLVVPLGLGTNEQLEPQDPRPNQRNLLPQLQQLPQPTHSTVPPRDALSLSSSTEGSRNSPRTSTGSTSSVQRLLGSPAVSERIIRTQPKRVELKQEELKPLASTVGGAVVATVRGAPAAREGLLGKHVYRCEDCGRCKCQECMCPRALPSCWMCGRRCVCSVQNAVDYGTCVCCVKGLFYHCSSDDEDTCADKPFSCSQSHCCVRWSAMGLLSLFLPCLLCYLPAKGCLAACQSCYDRVKRPGCRCKNTNVVHCKSVDCKPT from the coding sequence ATGGAGACCAGTACTCAAAATGGCAGTGGTGGCGGAGGGTCGGCCGGCTTGCTGCGTGCTCTGCGTGACAGCGGGAGGCTACACCGGCCTCACCATGCACAGGAAGGGCAGCCCGATCCTGGGGTAAACCCCAGCCAGCAGGCCCCTGTGCTCTCGCTGGACCAGATCAGGATCACCGGGAGCAGTAATGAGTACACAGAGGGACCAACGGTGGGACCCATTGTGGTCCCTAGGCCCCCTGGCTCCTTGCCCACCCAGCAGAAGAATGACCTGGTGGTGCCACTGGGCCTGGGGACCAATGAGCAACTGGAGCCCCAGGACCCCAGGCCCAACCAGAGGAACTTACTTCCCCAACTTCAACAACTTCCTCAGCCCACACACTCCACAGTCCCCCCTAGGGATGCCCTATCTCTTTCTTCTAGCACAGAGGGCTCCAGAAACAGCCCGAGGACCAGTACAGGCAGCACGTCTTCCGTGCAGAGGCTCCTGGGTAGCCCGGCGGTTAGCGAACGGATAATCAGGACCCAGCCCAAACGAGTGGAGCTTAAACAGGAGGAATTGAAGCCCCTTGCTAGTACGGTCGGCGGGGCGGTGGTGGCCACGGTGCGCGGTGCCCCTGCCGCTAGGGAGGGGCTGCTGGGTAAACACGTCTACCGCTGTGAGGACTGTGGCCGGTGCAAGTGCCAGGAGTGCATGTGCCCGCGCGCCCTGCCCTCCTGCTGGATGTGCGGCCGACGGTGCGTATGCTCGGTGCAGAACGCGGTGGACTACGGGACTTGCGTGTGCTGCGTCAAGGGCCTGTTCTATCACTGCTCCAGTGACGACGAGGATACATGCGCCGACAAGCCCTTCTCCTGCAGCCAGTCGCACTGCTGCGTGCGCTGGTCGGCCATGGGCCTTCTTTCCCTGTTCCTACCCTGTCTCCTGTGCTACCTCCCAGCTAAAGGGTGTCTTGCCGCGTGCCAGAGCTGCTACGACCGCGTCAAGCGACCGGGGTGCCGGTGTAAGAACACTAACGTTGTCCACTGTAAGAGTGTTGACTGTAAGCCAACGTAA